In Fusobacterium canifelinum, a genomic segment contains:
- a CDS encoding toxin-antitoxin system YwqK family antitoxin: MKKVFNILLIALILTILWILFLLINPNFSDNQGMKSVKTEYDSYYAELDKKIEKEFDKNPKKIYEERKDNLKRVNLNIDFGKVRKYLGDNEYVFGFSNNGKLIFILKKDNPNSNSGVVKYLYDNQVLKEIGYIEGKNLVFSGKVKFFDEEGRLITEKQYYQGKLEGLEKVFSKDGKLEEERVYKNDLIDGEEIYYYENGKVKTKVNYKAGKLEGEALGYGENGKLIEKGYYKDDLLDGEYIEYYEDRKVKTIFNYKAGKLEGEGQGFRENGTLIEKGYYKNGILDGEFTVYYDSGKEKIRANYKIGKRQGESLAFYENGKLWEKAYYKDDLADGECIEYYESGKIKRISNHKSGEFDGELKMYYESGKLENSCNYIAGKLNGEYKSYYENGNLNEIRNYIDDSLEGKYLKYYENGNIEEEYNYMQDKLNGPYKNYYEDGKVKRIGNYKNDMVEGEAIFYLEGGQIGEKGFLVNGKIEGEHLFYDKTGKLIKKEVYKNGNLISTEEFQKVEEVKNEGNKSEAIR; the protein is encoded by the coding sequence ATGAAAAAAGTTTTTAATATTTTACTGATAGCATTAATACTTACAATACTTTGGATTTTATTTTTACTAATAAATCCTAATTTTTCTGACAACCAAGGTATGAAATCAGTAAAAACAGAATATGATAGTTACTATGCTGAATTAGATAAAAAGATAGAAAAAGAATTTGATAAAAATCCTAAAAAAATATATGAAGAGAGAAAAGATAATTTAAAAAGAGTAAATTTAAATATAGACTTTGGTAAAGTCAGAAAATATTTAGGAGACAATGAGTATGTTTTTGGCTTTTCCAACAATGGTAAATTAATATTCATTTTAAAAAAAGATAATCCTAATAGTAATAGTGGAGTAGTGAAATATCTTTATGATAATCAAGTGTTAAAAGAAATAGGATATATTGAAGGAAAAAATTTAGTTTTTTCTGGAAAAGTTAAATTTTTTGATGAAGAAGGCAGATTAATAACTGAGAAACAATATTATCAAGGTAAATTAGAAGGTTTAGAAAAAGTATTTTCAAAAGATGGAAAATTAGAAGAAGAAAGAGTGTATAAAAATGACCTTATTGATGGGGAAGAGATATATTACTATGAAAATGGAAAAGTAAAAACAAAAGTTAATTATAAAGCTGGAAAACTAGAAGGAGAAGCTTTAGGTTACGGAGAAAATGGAAAACTTATAGAAAAAGGCTATTATAAAGATGATTTATTAGATGGTGAATACATTGAGTATTATGAAGATAGAAAAGTAAAAACAATATTTAATTATAAAGCTGGAAAATTAGAAGGAGAAGGTCAAGGTTTTAGAGAAAATGGTACGCTTATAGAAAAAGGTTATTATAAAAATGGTATATTAGATGGTGAATTTACTGTGTATTATGATAGTGGAAAAGAAAAAATAAGAGCTAATTATAAAATTGGAAAACGCCAAGGAGAAAGTTTAGCTTTTTATGAAAATGGAAAACTTTGGGAGAAAGCTTACTATAAAGATGATTTAGCAGATGGAGAATGTATTGAGTACTATGAAAGCGGAAAAATCAAAAGAATTTCTAATCATAAATCTGGAGAATTTGATGGAGAACTTAAGATGTACTATGAAAGTGGAAAACTTGAAAATAGTTGTAACTATATAGCTGGAAAATTAAATGGAGAGTATAAATCATATTATGAAAATGGTAATCTTAATGAAATTAGAAATTATATAGATGATAGCTTAGAAGGAAAATATTTAAAATACTATGAAAATGGTAATATAGAAGAAGAATATAACTATATGCAAGATAAGTTAAATGGTCCTTATAAAAACTATTATGAAGATGGAAAAGTAAAAAGAATTGGAAACTATAAAAATGATATGGTAGAAGGAGAAGCAATCTTTTATTTAGAAGGAGGGCAAATAGGTGAAAAAGGATTTCTTGTTAATGGTAAAATAGAAGGGGAACATTTATTTTATGATAAAACGGGAAAGTTAATTAAAAAAGAAGTATATAAAAATGGAAATTTAATAAGTACAGAAGAATTTCAAAAAGTGGAGGAAGTAAAAAATGAAGGAAATAAGAGTGAAGCCATTAGATGA
- the prfB gene encoding peptide chain release factor 2 (programmed frameshift) — translation MDILEIKREFLEMKEKTENIRRSLDLEKRKSTIKELEKLTFEDNFWSDKRKSSEIIKNMNFEKNIVSRYEKLATEIDDEEVLIDFIESGEISFESELSEKHKILKTDIEEFEINLLLDGEYDMNNAIVTIHSGAGGTEACDWANMLYRMYLRWCNLKDYKVSELDFMEGDSVGVKSVTFLVEGINAYGYLKSEKGVHRLVRISPFDANKKRHTSFASVEVVPEVDENVEVEINPADIRIDTYRASGAGGQHVNMTDSAVRITHFPSGIVVTCQKERSQLSNRETAMKMLKSKLLELELKKKEEEMKKIQGEQSDIGWGNQIRSYVFQPYALVKDHRTNTEIGNVKAVMDGSIDDFINSYLRWLKNN, via the exons ATGGATATATTAGAAATTAAAAGAGAATTTTTAGAAATGAAAGAAAAAACTGAAAATATTAGGAGGTCTCTT GACTTAGAAAAGAGAAAGTCAACTATAAAGGAATTAGAGAAATTAACTTTTGAAGATAATTTTTGGTCTGATAAAAGAAAAAGTTCAGAGATTATAAAAAATATGAATTTTGAAAAAAATATAGTTTCAAGATATGAAAAGTTAGCAACAGAAATTGATGATGAAGAAGTTTTAATTGATTTTATTGAAAGTGGAGAAATTTCATTTGAAAGTGAACTTTCAGAAAAACATAAAATCTTAAAAACTGATATAGAAGAATTTGAAATTAATTTGTTACTTGATGGAGAATATGATATGAATAATGCCATTGTAACAATTCATTCTGGTGCAGGGGGAACAGAAGCTTGTGATTGGGCTAATATGCTTTATAGAATGTATTTAAGATGGTGTAATTTAAAAGATTACAAGGTATCAGAACTTGACTTTATGGAAGGGGACAGTGTTGGAGTAAAATCTGTTACATTTCTAGTTGAAGGAATAAATGCCTATGGTTATTTAAAGTCTGAAAAGGGAGTACATAGACTTGTCAGAATTTCACCTTTTGACGCTAATAAGAAGAGACATACATCATTTGCCTCAGTTGAAGTTGTGCCAGAAGTTGATGAAAATGTGGAAGTTGAAATAAATCCTGCTGATATTAGAATTGATACATATAGAGCAAGTGGAGCAGGTGGACAACATGTTAATATGACAGACTCTGCTGTAAGAATAACACATTTTCCAAGTGGAATAGTAGTAACTTGTCAAAAGGAAAGATCTCAACTTAGTAATAGAGAAACTGCTATGAAAATGTTAAAATCAAAATTACTTGAATTAGAATTAAAGAAAAAAGAAGAAGAAATGAAGAAAATTCAAGGTGAACAATCAGATATTGGTTGGGGAAATCAAATAAGATCTTATGTATTTCAACCTTATGCACTAGTAAAAGACCATAGAACTAATACTGAGATTGGAAATGTAAAAGCTGTTATGGATGGAAGTATTGATGACTTTATCAATTCATATTTAAGATGGCTAAAAAATAATTAA
- the acpS gene encoding holo-ACP synthase: protein MIVGIGNDIIEIERIEKAISKEGFKNKIYTQRELENIEKRGNRTETYAGIFSAKEAISKAIGTGVREFSLIDLEILNDDLGKPYVVVSEKLDKILKNKKEDYQIEISISHSRKYATAMAIIL, encoded by the coding sequence ATGATAGTAGGAATAGGTAATGATATTATTGAGATTGAAAGAATAGAAAAAGCTATTTCAAAAGAAGGTTTTAAAAATAAAATCTATACTCAAAGAGAGTTGGAAAATATTGAAAAAAGAGGGAATAGAACGGAAACTTATGCAGGAATATTTTCTGCAAAAGAAGCTATTTCAAAAGCTATTGGAACAGGAGTTAGAGAATTTTCTTTAATAGATTTAGAAATATTAAATGATGATTTAGGGAAGCCTTATGTTGTTGTATCAGAGAAATTAGATAAAATTTTAAAAAATAAAAAAGAAGATTATCAAATTGAAATTTCAATTTCACACTCTAGAAAATATGCAACAGCAATGGCAATAATACTTTAA
- a CDS encoding TatD family hydrolase, with protein MKIIDSHVHLNLQQFDNDREEVFKRIEEKLDFVVNIGFDLESSEKSVEYANKYPFIYAVIGFHPDEIEGYSDEAEKRLEELAKNPKVLAIGEIGLDYHWMTRPKEEQWKIFRKQLELAKRVNKPVVIHTREAMEDTVNILNEFPDITGILHCYPGSVETARRMINRFYLGIGGVLTFKNARKLVDVVREIPIEKLVIETDCPYMAPSPYRGQRNEPIYTEEVVKKMAELKNMSYEDVVRITNENTRKVFKML; from the coding sequence ATGAAAATAATAGATTCACATGTTCATTTGAATTTACAACAATTTGACAATGATAGAGAAGAAGTTTTTAAAAGGATAGAAGAAAAATTAGATTTTGTTGTAAATATAGGTTTTGATTTAGAAAGTAGTGAAAAAAGTGTAGAATATGCAAATAAGTATCCATTTATATATGCAGTTATAGGTTTTCATCCAGATGAAATTGAAGGATATAGTGATGAAGCTGAAAAAAGATTAGAAGAACTTGCAAAAAATCCTAAAGTTTTAGCAATAGGAGAAATTGGTTTAGATTATCATTGGATGACAAGACCAAAAGAAGAGCAATGGAAGATTTTCAGAAAACAATTAGAATTGGCAAAGAGAGTAAATAAACCTGTTGTAATTCATACAAGAGAAGCTATGGAAGATACAGTTAATATATTAAATGAATTTCCAGATATAACAGGTATTTTACACTGTTATCCTGGTTCTGTTGAAACTGCAAGAAGAATGATAAATAGATTTTATCTAGGGATAGGTGGAGTTTTAACTTTTAAGAATGCAAGAAAATTAGTTGATGTTGTTAGAGAAATTCCAATAGAAAAATTAGTAATAGAAACAGACTGTCCATATATGGCACCAAGTCCATATAGAGGGCAAAGAAATGAGCCTATCTACACAGAAGAAGTTGTCAAAAAAATGGCAGAACTTAAAAATATGAGCTATGAAGATGTAGTTAGAATTACAAATGAAAATACAAGAAAGGTATTTAAAATGCTATGA
- a CDS encoding putative quinol monooxygenase: protein MLKKLLLALGILTSVSMYAVPTLNIYDFEVKKDQEASYKTVTEDYVNKTMGMEQGVLGLFAATDERDKTTSFIVEIYNDYLAFSNHTKNQASRDFKAVTPQIAEGNLNSIEIDVQIAKDRKIEQNDNTFAVYTVIDVKSENNKEFAEIIKNIAETTFNEEGTLLVYLGTDRRNPNKWCLYEVYRDIDSYLNHRSAKYFKDYITQTKDMITTQKRYELQPLKIINKGGLDYKKLY, encoded by the coding sequence ATGTTAAAAAAATTATTATTAGCTTTGGGGATACTTACATCAGTTAGCATGTATGCAGTACCAACACTAAATATCTATGACTTTGAAGTAAAAAAAGATCAAGAAGCTTCATATAAAACTGTAACAGAGGACTATGTTAATAAAACTATGGGAATGGAACAAGGAGTTTTAGGCCTTTTTGCTGCAACAGATGAAAGAGATAAAACAACTTCTTTTATAGTTGAAATATACAATGATTATCTAGCTTTTTCTAATCATACTAAAAATCAAGCTAGTAGAGATTTTAAAGCAGTAACCCCTCAAATTGCAGAAGGAAATTTGAATAGTATAGAAATAGATGTACAAATAGCAAAAGATAGAAAGATAGAACAAAATGATAATACTTTTGCAGTATATACAGTAATAGATGTTAAATCTGAAAATAATAAAGAGTTTGCTGAAATTATTAAAAATATAGCAGAAACTACTTTTAATGAAGAAGGAACTTTACTTGTTTATTTAGGAACTGATAGAAGAAATCCTAATAAATGGTGTCTGTATGAAGTCTATAGAGATATTGATTCATATTTAAATCATAGAAGTGCTAAATATTTTAAGGATTATATAACACAAACAAAAGATATGATAACTACACAAAAGAGATATGAACTTCAACCTTTAAAAATAATAAATAAAGGTGGTTTAGATTATAAAAAATTATATTAA
- a CDS encoding ABC transporter ATP-binding protein, with the protein MLEIKNISKAYNRQGKDFFAVKGINLNVLDGDFVHIIGRSGSGKSTLLNIVAGLLSADNGTLLLDGTNYLELNDEEKSKFRNKNIGFIPQSPALLGYLNILENIRLPYEMYEKDGDSEGKARYFLNELGLEHLAKSYPKELSGGELRRIIIARALMTEPKILIADEPTSDLDIEATKEVMDLLKKINEKGTSILIVTHELETLKYGKKVYTMSEGVLTEGKNL; encoded by the coding sequence ATGCTAGAAATAAAAAATATATCTAAGGCTTATAACAGACAAGGAAAAGATTTTTTTGCAGTTAAAGGTATAAACTTAAATGTTTTAGATGGAGATTTTGTTCATATAATTGGAAGAAGTGGAAGTGGAAAATCAACTCTATTAAATATAGTTGCTGGACTTTTATCAGCTGATAATGGAACTCTTTTATTAGATGGAACTAATTATTTAGAATTAAATGATGAAGAAAAATCAAAATTTAGAAATAAGAATATTGGCTTTATCCCTCAATCACCAGCACTTTTAGGATATTTGAATATTTTAGAAAATATTAGACTTCCCTATGAAATGTATGAAAAAGATGGAGATTCAGAAGGTAAAGCTAGATATTTTTTAAATGAATTAGGTTTGGAACATTTGGCAAAGTCCTATCCAAAAGAGTTGTCAGGAGGAGAACTAAGAAGAATTATAATAGCTAGAGCCTTGATGACAGAGCCAAAAATACTTATTGCAGATGAGCCAACATCTGATTTGGATATAGAAGCAACTAAGGAAGTTATGGATTTATTAAAAAAAATTAATGAAAAGGGAACTAGTATTTTAATAGTAACTCATGAGTTAGAAACTTTAAAATATGGTAAGAAAGTTTATACTATGTCAGAAGGAGTGTTGACAGAAGGAAAGAATTTATAA
- a CDS encoding ABC transporter permease — MSKRINANSLAMENIRQRKTRSTCMILLVALFSLIVYMGSMFSLSLSRGLESLSDRLGADVIVVPAGYKAEIESVLLKGEPSTFYLPADTIEKLKKFDEIEKMTPQIYVATLSASCCSYPVQIIGIDINTDFLIYPWITHNIDKELKDGEAIVGSHVIGEKGETIHFFNEELKIVGRLKQTGIGFDATVFVNQNTAKKLAKASERITANKVAEEDVISSVMIKAKSGVDSVKLASKISKELSKEGIFAMFSKKFVNSISSNLKVLSTSTLVLVGAIWILSIVVLSVSFTAIFNERKKEMAVLRVLGASKKMLREIILKEAVILSLWGAGIGSFLGIILSVAQLPLIASKFSMPFLSPSLLQYIGIFILSFILGVIIGPLSTVRVVKKLTDKDSYLSLREEM; from the coding sequence ATGAGTAAAAGAATAAATGCTAACAGTTTGGCAATGGAGAATATAAGACAGAGAAAAACTAGAAGTACCTGTATGATATTGTTAGTTGCATTATTTAGCCTTATAGTGTATATGGGCTCAATGTTCTCACTTAGTTTGAGTAGAGGTTTAGAAAGTTTATCAGATAGACTAGGAGCGGATGTAATAGTTGTTCCAGCAGGATATAAAGCAGAAATTGAGAGTGTTCTTCTAAAAGGAGAACCTTCAACTTTTTATTTACCAGCAGATACTATTGAGAAATTAAAAAAGTTTGATGAAATTGAAAAAATGACACCACAAATATATGTGGCAACACTTTCAGCTTCTTGTTGTTCATACCCTGTTCAAATAATAGGAATAGATATAAATACAGATTTTTTAATTTATCCTTGGATAACTCATAATATAGATAAAGAACTAAAAGATGGGGAAGCTATTGTAGGTAGTCATGTTATTGGAGAAAAAGGAGAAACAATTCATTTCTTCAATGAAGAATTAAAAATAGTAGGAAGATTAAAACAAACAGGAATAGGCTTTGATGCAACTGTTTTTGTAAACCAAAATACTGCAAAAAAATTGGCTAAGGCTTCAGAAAGAATAACTGCTAATAAAGTTGCAGAAGAAGATGTAATTTCATCTGTTATGATAAAGGCAAAGTCAGGAGTAGATTCTGTAAAACTAGCTTCAAAAATATCTAAGGAATTATCAAAAGAAGGTATTTTTGCAATGTTTAGTAAAAAATTTGTAAATTCTATATCTTCTAATTTAAAAGTATTATCAACAAGTACTCTAGTTTTAGTTGGAGCTATTTGGATACTATCAATTGTTGTTTTAAGTGTAAGTTTCACAGCAATATTTAATGAAAGAAAAAAAGAAATGGCAGTTTTAAGAGTGCTAGGTGCTTCTAAAAAAATGTTAAGAGAAATTATTTTGAAAGAAGCTGTAATACTATCACTATGGGGAGCAGGAATTGGAAGTTTCTTAGGTATAATTTTATCAGTTGCACAATTACCATTGATAGCTTCAAAGTTTTCTATGCCATTTTTATCCCCAAGTTTGTTACAATATATAGGAATATTTATTTTAAGTTTTATTTTAGGTGTAATTATAGGTCCTCTTTCAACAGTTAGAGTTGTGAAGAAACTAACTGATAAAGATAGTTATTTGAGTTTAAGAGAAGAAATGTAG
- a CDS encoding DUF4418 family protein codes for MKKNILEKLALILSVILFLVPKYIAPVCGPKEDGSHMACYYSGNMVMKLAVAIFIITLLMIILSKIKIIKILGSVATIVISAYVYLVPHGMSGLQNEMGKPFGVCKMDTMHCHVHHTFEIATGIAVVIGVLMVFSLISTFLKKED; via the coding sequence ATGAAAAAAAATATATTAGAAAAATTAGCTTTAATACTATCAGTAATATTATTTTTAGTTCCTAAATATATAGCTCCTGTTTGTGGACCAAAGGAAGATGGCTCTCATATGGCATGTTATTATAGTGGAAATATGGTAATGAAATTAGCAGTGGCAATATTTATTATAACTCTATTAATGATTATACTTTCAAAAATAAAAATAATAAAAATATTAGGAAGTGTAGCAACCATAGTTATATCTGCTTATGTGTATCTAGTACCTCATGGAATGTCAGGACTTCAAAATGAAATGGGAAAACCATTTGGAGTTTGTAAAATGGATACAATGCATTGTCATGTGCATCATACTTTTGAAATAGCAACAGGTATAGCAGTTGTAATAGGAGTTTTAATGGTATTTAGTTTAATCTCAACTTTTTTAAAGAAGGAAGATTAG
- a CDS encoding FMN-binding protein — protein sequence MKKYLLVGMIVALSLLTACGKKDFSKMSSNDGEYQGHFDNDDKDHPSTADVILTIQDGKIVSCIAEFRDSKGNIKGDDYGKEAGEDKYKKAQIAVQSFSQYADKLVEVQDPNEVDAISGATISNKEFKEAVWDALEKAKK from the coding sequence ATGAAAAAATATTTATTAGTTGGTATGATAGTAGCATTATCTTTATTAACAGCTTGTGGTAAAAAAGATTTTTCTAAGATGTCATCTAATGATGGAGAATATCAAGGGCATTTTGATAATGATGATAAGGATCATCCAAGTACAGCAGATGTTATTTTAACAATACAAGATGGTAAAATTGTAAGTTGTATAGCAGAATTTAGAGATTCAAAAGGTAACATAAAAGGTGATGACTATGGCAAGGAAGCTGGTGAGGATAAATATAAAAAGGCTCAAATAGCTGTTCAAAGTTTTTCACAATATGCTGATAAATTAGTTGAAGTACAAGATCCAAATGAAGTTGATGCAATATCTGGAGCAACTATTTCTAACAAAGAATTTAAAGAAGCAGTGTGGGATGCATTAGAAAAAGCAAAGAAATAA
- a CDS encoding ABC transporter ATP-binding protein, with product MDNREVLLEVKNVSKIYGDLHALKEVNFQVKKGEWVAIMGSSGSGKSTIMNIIGCMDKPSIGEVILDGQNITKESQNSLTKIRREKIGLIFQQFHLIPYLTALENVMVAQYYHSIPDEQEALQALERVGLKDRAKHLPSQLSGGEQQRVCIARALINSPEIILADEPTGNLDEVNEKIVIEILKQLHKEGSTIIVVTHDLEVGDVAERKIILEYGKIVDVIDQKQYGKKK from the coding sequence ATGGATAATCGTGAAGTTTTATTGGAAGTAAAAAATGTATCTAAAATATATGGAGATTTACATGCTTTAAAAGAAGTTAATTTTCAAGTAAAAAAAGGTGAATGGGTTGCTATAATGGGTTCATCTGGTTCAGGAAAATCAACTATAATGAATATTATAGGTTGTATGGATAAACCAAGTATTGGTGAAGTTATCTTAGATGGACAGAATATTACAAAAGAAAGTCAAAATTCTCTAACAAAAATAAGAAGAGAAAAAATTGGATTGATATTTCAACAATTCCATTTGATACCATATTTAACTGCTCTTGAAAATGTAATGGTTGCTCAATATTATCATAGTATTCCAGATGAACAAGAAGCATTACAAGCTCTTGAAAGGGTTGGACTTAAAGATAGAGCAAAACATTTACCAAGTCAATTATCTGGTGGAGAACAACAAAGAGTATGTATTGCAAGAGCATTAATTAATAGCCCTGAGATAATACTTGCAGACGAACCAACAGGAAACCTTGATGAAGTAAATGAAAAAATTGTTATAGAGATATTAAAACAGCTTCATAAAGAAGGTTCAACAATTATTGTTGTAACTCATGATTTAGAAGTTGGAGATGTGGCAGAGAGAAAAATAATATTAGAATATGGTAAAATAGTAGATGTTATAGATCAAAAACAATATGGAAAGAAGAAATAA